A window of the Streptomyces sp. Ag109_O5-10 genome harbors these coding sequences:
- a CDS encoding glycosyltransferase family 2 protein, which translates to MTSTPMGARQEQDYDPSQTAQLRVPAHRTAAGALGHIKKTLPRYDYEHYSRLAGPLTQPDPTRPYTVQYRSLLSQEPHRVRAALMLGAAPLLSLVLLAWLLQPQHWTQRDYPAYDFLPSLDIVMLVSIGLIEFFRCMNVLSNAHATLVARDPVPVVPETGTRVAFITTFVPGKEPLDMVTRTLQAAVRLRHRGLLHVWLLDEGDDPEVKEVCARLGVHHFTRKGVAKWNQPAGPHRAKTKHGNYNAWLEAHGDEYDFFASVDTDHVPLPNYLERMLGYFRDPDVGFVIGPQVYGNYDTFVTKAAESQQFLFHALIQRAGNRYGAPMFVGTSNAVRIRALRQIGGLYDSITEDMATGFEMHRAKNPATGRKWRSVYTPDVLAVGEGPNAWTDFFTQQLRWSRGTYETILKQYWKGLFSLGPGKLFNYTMMIIFYPMSALNWILAALSCALFLGLGASGVNIDPAVWLMLYGNASALQIGLYIWNRRHNVSPHEPEGSGGVAGMVMSALSAPVYARSLMDAVLRRKSRFVVTPKGESASPDTLFGTFRIHWFFILVFGGSLAAGFVEGHSQPAMITWATLALLITAAPIFAWQYTLRKERGAPGTVPEPEDAVPAGYLPAGHAPQQRPTWTPPAGTPAEQTLRIALGGLGGREE; encoded by the coding sequence ATGACGTCGACGCCGATGGGCGCCCGGCAGGAACAGGACTACGACCCGTCACAGACCGCACAGCTCCGGGTGCCCGCGCACCGCACCGCCGCCGGCGCCCTGGGCCACATCAAGAAGACCCTGCCCAGATACGACTACGAGCACTACAGCCGGCTCGCGGGCCCCCTCACCCAGCCCGATCCGACCCGGCCGTACACCGTGCAGTACCGCTCACTGCTCTCCCAGGAGCCGCACCGCGTCCGCGCCGCGCTGATGCTGGGCGCCGCCCCGCTGCTCTCGCTGGTCCTGCTGGCCTGGCTGCTGCAGCCCCAGCACTGGACCCAGCGGGACTACCCGGCGTACGACTTCCTGCCGTCCCTCGACATCGTGATGCTGGTGTCGATCGGCCTGATCGAGTTCTTCCGCTGCATGAACGTGCTGTCCAACGCGCACGCCACCCTGGTCGCCCGCGACCCGGTCCCGGTGGTCCCGGAGACCGGCACCCGGGTCGCCTTCATCACCACGTTCGTGCCCGGCAAGGAACCCCTCGACATGGTCACCCGCACCCTTCAGGCGGCGGTCCGGCTGCGCCACCGGGGCCTGCTGCACGTGTGGCTGCTCGACGAGGGCGACGACCCGGAGGTGAAGGAGGTCTGCGCGCGCCTGGGCGTGCACCACTTCACCCGCAAGGGGGTCGCGAAGTGGAACCAGCCGGCCGGCCCGCACCGCGCGAAGACCAAGCACGGCAACTACAACGCCTGGCTGGAGGCGCACGGCGACGAGTACGACTTCTTCGCCTCCGTCGACACCGACCACGTCCCGCTCCCCAACTACCTGGAACGGATGCTGGGTTACTTCCGCGACCCGGACGTCGGCTTCGTCATCGGCCCGCAGGTCTACGGCAACTACGACACGTTCGTCACCAAGGCCGCCGAGTCCCAGCAGTTCCTCTTCCACGCCCTGATCCAGCGCGCCGGCAACCGCTACGGCGCCCCCATGTTCGTCGGCACCTCCAACGCCGTACGGATCAGGGCGCTCCGGCAGATCGGCGGGCTGTACGACTCGATCACCGAGGACATGGCCACCGGCTTCGAGATGCACCGCGCGAAGAACCCGGCGACCGGCCGCAAGTGGCGCTCGGTCTACACCCCGGACGTGCTCGCGGTCGGCGAGGGCCCGAACGCCTGGACCGACTTCTTCACCCAGCAGCTCCGCTGGTCCCGGGGCACGTACGAGACGATCCTCAAGCAGTACTGGAAGGGCCTGTTCAGCCTGGGTCCCGGCAAGCTCTTCAACTACACCATGATGATCATCTTCTACCCGATGTCGGCCCTCAACTGGATCCTGGCGGCGCTGAGCTGCGCGCTGTTCCTGGGCCTGGGCGCCTCGGGCGTGAACATCGACCCCGCCGTGTGGCTGATGCTCTACGGCAACGCCTCCGCGCTCCAGATCGGCCTGTACATCTGGAACCGACGGCACAACGTCTCCCCGCACGAGCCGGAGGGCTCCGGCGGGGTCGCCGGCATGGTGATGTCGGCGCTGTCCGCACCCGTCTACGCCCGGTCCCTCATGGACGCCGTGCTGCGCCGCAAGAGCAGGTTCGTGGTCACGCCGAAGGGCGAGTCGGCCAGTCCCGACACCCTCTTCGGGACCTTCCGCATCCACTGGTTCTTCATCCTGGTCTTCGGCGGCTCGCTCGCCGCCGGCTTCGTCGAGGGCCACTCGCAGCCCGCGATGATCACCTGGGCCACGCTGGCGCTGCTGATCACGGCCGCCCCGATCTTCGCCTGGCAGTACACGCTGCGGAAGGAACGCGGGGCGCCGGGGACGGTGCCCGAACCCGAGGACGCGGTACCGGCGGGATACCTGCCCGCGGGACACGCACCGCAGCAGCGGCCGACCTGGACGCCGCCCGCCGGCACCCCAGCGGAACAGACCCTGCGGATCGCGCTCGGCGGACTGGGAGGTCGTGAGGAATGA
- a CDS encoding peptidoglycan-binding protein — MPAPVFQEFDPTTTCECPGCVHWRRVSPSPLPGRFGGHPAARGVLVVAAAASAALAAGAPTAAAHGTPPAPHRSAAPADPEPQTPQGARSPLHGPHGKPAKGPVTTPPITRTQIINRAKTWVTAKVPYSMSLYWTDGYRQDCSGYVSMAWGLTGNEWTGSLDQFGTKTTKEELQPGDILLFHNPDDPEKGSHVVIFGGWTDYTHTSYTVYEQTPPHARSQPTPYAYWSNSSKYVPYRYKGLIADPATPGAQAAKTSVAFPGAAYFGPGAHNKYVTLLGQLLVARGAHYPKGPGPDWGPADQRATRAFQQAQGWTGAAADGLPGPRTWELLATGRGKDIKSATAAPAAPASHGVPGYPGKNFFRPGAANDHVAQLGRRLVEKGYGRFYPNGPHAAWGEADRRAVEAFQRAQGWRGGAADGYPGPETWRRLFL, encoded by the coding sequence ATGCCGGCCCCGGTCTTCCAGGAATTCGACCCCACGACCACCTGCGAATGCCCCGGCTGCGTCCACTGGCGGCGGGTGAGCCCCTCCCCGCTGCCCGGCCGCTTCGGCGGGCACCCGGCGGCCCGCGGCGTCCTGGTCGTGGCCGCCGCCGCGTCCGCCGCCCTCGCCGCGGGCGCACCCACCGCCGCCGCCCACGGCACCCCGCCCGCCCCGCACCGGTCCGCCGCTCCCGCGGACCCCGAGCCCCAGACCCCGCAGGGCGCCAGATCCCCCCTGCACGGGCCGCACGGAAAGCCCGCCAAGGGTCCCGTCACCACGCCCCCCATCACCCGCACGCAGATCATCAACCGGGCCAAGACCTGGGTCACCGCCAAGGTGCCGTACAGCATGTCCCTCTACTGGACGGACGGATACCGGCAGGACTGCTCCGGCTACGTCTCCATGGCCTGGGGGCTGACCGGCAACGAGTGGACCGGGAGCCTCGACCAGTTCGGCACGAAGACCACCAAGGAGGAGCTCCAGCCCGGCGACATCCTGCTCTTCCACAACCCGGACGACCCCGAGAAGGGCTCCCACGTCGTGATCTTCGGGGGCTGGACGGACTACACGCACACCTCCTACACGGTGTACGAGCAGACGCCCCCGCACGCCCGCAGCCAGCCCACCCCCTACGCCTACTGGAGCAATTCCTCCAAGTACGTCCCCTACCGCTACAAGGGCCTGATCGCGGACCCGGCCACCCCCGGTGCCCAGGCCGCGAAGACGTCGGTGGCGTTCCCGGGCGCCGCCTACTTCGGGCCCGGCGCCCACAACAAGTACGTCACCCTCCTCGGGCAGCTGCTGGTCGCCCGGGGGGCCCACTACCCCAAGGGCCCGGGGCCGGACTGGGGCCCGGCCGACCAGCGGGCCACCCGGGCGTTCCAGCAGGCCCAGGGCTGGACCGGCGCCGCCGCCGACGGCCTGCCGGGACCGCGCACCTGGGAACTCCTCGCCACCGGCAGGGGGAAGGACATCAAGTCCGCCACCGCGGCCCCGGCCGCCCCCGCCTCGCACGGGGTCCCGGGCTACCCGGGCAAGAACTTCTTCCGCCCGGGTGCGGCCAACGACCATGTCGCCCAACTCGGCAGGCGGCTGGTCGAGAAGGGGTACGGCCGGTTCTACCCGAACGGCCCGCATGCCGCCTGGGGCGAGGCGGACCGCAGGGCCGTCGAGGCGTTCCAGCGCGCCCAGGGCTGGCGCGGCGGCGCGGCCGACGGCTACCCGGGGCCGGAGACCTGGCGCCGCCTGTTCCTGTGA
- a CDS encoding SPFH domain-containing protein gives MSTTTEHTPDSDGPPDGGPPTRPTPRLIQNEITTEIPVHLLFRDDPDPVAVPLRPAVVARRQGTGEQPRLRRPLPAKPRPVAAVDPDLVERPARVLPGAAGVCAGLAGVAGGLATSWWAGALPTLAAHALHLPAYGGAGLGPAQWAAYAGAGALGVTGFAGLARGTTGRAWVLGLFGRYRGTVRRTGLLWVNPLLLRRRVDVRLRHWRSEEMPAADGNGVALRVVVLVVWRVRDTARAVLGVEDHETYLRECVEAALARVPVEPPGAARGSVEMATDALTRLVSADAAGIGLEVFAVQPVRVEYAPEVAGAMQRRRIAALDARQRATMLTSVVDSVEDTVTRLTMRGLVELDDYERKVLVRDLTVAFCSGRTEPVP, from the coding sequence ATGAGTACGACCACCGAACACACTCCCGATTCGGACGGGCCCCCGGACGGGGGGCCGCCCACCCGCCCGACCCCCCGGCTCATCCAGAACGAGATCACCACCGAGATCCCCGTCCACCTGCTGTTCCGCGACGACCCCGACCCGGTCGCGGTACCGCTGCGGCCCGCCGTGGTCGCCCGTCGGCAGGGCACCGGCGAACAGCCCCGGCTGCGCCGCCCGCTCCCGGCCAAGCCCCGGCCGGTCGCCGCCGTCGACCCGGACCTGGTGGAGCGTCCGGCCCGGGTGCTGCCGGGCGCGGCCGGCGTGTGCGCCGGGCTCGCCGGAGTGGCCGGGGGGCTCGCCACCTCCTGGTGGGCGGGGGCGTTGCCGACGCTCGCGGCGCACGCGCTGCACCTGCCGGCGTACGGGGGCGCGGGACTCGGCCCGGCGCAGTGGGCGGCGTACGCCGGGGCCGGTGCGCTCGGCGTGACCGGCTTCGCCGGGCTCGCCCGCGGGACGACCGGTCGGGCCTGGGTGCTCGGCCTGTTCGGCCGCTACCGGGGGACGGTGCGGCGCACCGGCCTGCTCTGGGTCAACCCGCTGCTGCTGCGCCGCCGGGTGGACGTCCGGCTGCGGCACTGGCGCAGCGAGGAGATGCCGGCGGCGGACGGCAACGGGGTCGCGCTCAGGGTCGTCGTCCTGGTGGTGTGGCGGGTGCGGGACACCGCGCGGGCCGTGCTCGGCGTCGAGGACCACGAGACGTATCTGCGCGAGTGCGTGGAGGCCGCGCTGGCCCGGGTGCCGGTGGAGCCGCCGGGTGCCGCCAGGGGCTCGGTGGAGATGGCCACGGACGCGCTGACCCGGCTGGTCTCGGCGGACGCGGCGGGCATCGGCCTGGAGGTGTTCGCCGTGCAGCCGGTCCGGGTGGAGTACGCCCCGGAGGTCGCCGGGGCCATGCAGCGGCGCCGGATCGCCGCGCTCGACGCCCGGCAGCGGGCCACCATGCTCACCTCGGTCGTGGACTCGGTCGAGGACACGGTGACCCGGCTGACCATGCGCGGTCTCGTCGAACTCGACGACTACGAGCGCAAGGTGCTGGTGCGGGACCTGACGGTGGCGTTCTGTTCGGGGCGCACGGAGCCCGTGCCGTAA
- a CDS encoding lytic polysaccharide monooxygenase — protein sequence MRKRTKISAVVLGVATAGAFALSTGGASGHGYTDLPISRQKLCANGTVTNCGDIQYEPQSVEGPKGFPAAGPADGQICNGGVSRFAQLSSPTAPSGGAWPTTRVTGGQTYTFRWQFTAMHATTDFKYYVTKQGWNQNHALARSDLNTTPFLTVPYNGQRPPATLSHSGTLPSGLSGHHVILAVWTIADTGNAFYACSDVTF from the coding sequence ATGCGTAAACGGACCAAGATCTCGGCCGTCGTGCTCGGCGTGGCGACCGCCGGAGCCTTCGCACTCTCCACCGGCGGCGCCAGCGGGCACGGCTACACCGACCTCCCCATCAGCCGGCAGAAGCTCTGTGCCAACGGCACCGTGACCAACTGCGGCGACATCCAGTACGAGCCGCAGAGCGTCGAGGGCCCGAAGGGCTTCCCGGCGGCCGGTCCCGCCGACGGCCAGATCTGCAACGGCGGGGTGAGCAGGTTCGCCCAGCTCAGCTCGCCGACCGCGCCGTCGGGTGGCGCCTGGCCGACGACGAGGGTGACGGGCGGGCAGACGTACACGTTCCGCTGGCAGTTCACGGCGATGCACGCCACGACCGACTTCAAGTACTACGTCACCAAGCAGGGCTGGAACCAGAACCACGCCCTCGCCCGTTCGGACCTCAACACCACCCCGTTCCTCACCGTCCCCTACAACGGCCAGCGCCCGCCGGCCACCCTCAGCCACAGCGGCACCCTGCCGTCGGGGCTGAGCGGTCACCACGTGATCCTGGCGGTCTGGACGATCGCCGACACGGGCAACGCGTTCTACGCCTGCTCGGACGTCACGTTCTGA
- a CDS encoding DUF3592 domain-containing protein yields MGLLEAFFYIIPGIFVVVGVVGLVKTLRRSSEVSRTWRHGRTAEARCLRSYTRTSGGGGDTSVTTTLHHVYEFTTADGRVVRFDEASGRSTVVEGDFVTVYYLPEHPEGATSRPPAQGKLAVGTGCSVAFLLVVIGFALAFMVGAHVAFSAADGFAP; encoded by the coding sequence ATGGGCCTGTTGGAAGCGTTCTTCTACATCATTCCCGGCATCTTCGTCGTCGTCGGGGTAGTCGGGTTGGTCAAGACGCTGCGGCGGTCGAGCGAGGTCAGCCGGACGTGGCGTCACGGGCGTACCGCCGAGGCGCGCTGTCTGCGGTCGTACACGAGGACCAGCGGCGGTGGCGGGGACACGTCCGTGACGACCACGCTGCACCACGTCTACGAGTTCACCACGGCCGACGGGCGGGTCGTCCGCTTCGACGAGGCGAGCGGGCGGTCGACCGTGGTCGAGGGCGACTTCGTGACGGTCTACTACCTGCCGGAGCACCCCGAGGGGGCGACGTCCCGGCCGCCCGCACAGGGGAAGCTGGCGGTGGGGACCGGGTGCTCGGTGGCGTTCCTCCTGGTGGTCATCGGGTTCGCGCTGGCCTTCATGGTCGGCGCGCACGTCGCCTTCTCGGCGGCGGACGGGTTTGCTCCGTGA
- a CDS encoding long-chain-fatty-acid--CoA ligase, protein MAVDGHTVAEAVAARWGDHRPGLWFEEQVLTHHEVAAGAAARAALLKDLLPAGAVPHVGVLLDNTPEFPLWLGAAALAGAAVAGVNPTRRGAELGRDILHTECPVLVTERAHLPLLAGLELPGVRLLVTDGPEYGALLAPYLGALPDASRAAPADRILLYFTSGSTGAPKAALCSQGRLAAAGHSLAGQFGVRPDDVHYVCMPMFHGNAVIADWAPALVAGAGVALRRRFSASGFLCDVRRYRATYFTYVGRAVQYVLATEPRSDDRDNPLRLGFGTEAGAVDAAAFEERFGVRLVEGYGSSEGGAAVQWSPGTPAGAVGRAAPGLVVLDQESGEECPPAVLDSGGRLLNGEAAIGELVNRAPNPFEGYWRNPEAEAERRRGGWYWTGDLFYRDAAGYLYFAGRTDDRIRVDGENLAAAVIENIVARYEGAEAVAVYGVPDPVTGDQVMATIAGRFEPLDFAEFLLAQPDLGTKMAPRFVRVAERMPVTATNKIQRATLRKEGVRCADPVWWRPPGERTYRRLTPEDAEGPLVSTRGPSSVRRQGLEPRTR, encoded by the coding sequence ATGGCCGTCGATGGGCACACCGTTGCCGAAGCCGTCGCCGCCCGGTGGGGGGACCACCGGCCGGGGCTGTGGTTCGAGGAGCAGGTGCTGACGCACCACGAAGTGGCCGCCGGGGCAGCTGCCCGGGCGGCGCTGCTCAAGGATCTGCTGCCCGCCGGCGCCGTGCCCCACGTCGGTGTCCTCCTCGACAACACCCCGGAGTTCCCGCTCTGGTTGGGGGCGGCCGCGCTCGCCGGGGCCGCTGTCGCCGGGGTGAATCCCACGCGGCGGGGGGCCGAGCTCGGCCGGGACATCCTGCACACCGAGTGCCCGGTGCTCGTCACCGAGCGGGCCCACCTGCCGCTGCTCGCCGGGCTCGAACTGCCCGGCGTCCGCCTCCTCGTCACCGACGGACCGGAGTACGGCGCTCTTCTCGCCCCCTACCTCGGCGCCCTTCCCGACGCCTCGCGGGCCGCCCCCGCCGACCGGATCCTGCTCTACTTCACGTCCGGTTCGACCGGCGCTCCGAAGGCCGCGCTCTGCTCGCAGGGGCGGCTCGCGGCGGCCGGGCACTCGCTGGCCGGGCAGTTCGGGGTCCGACCCGACGACGTGCACTACGTCTGCATGCCGATGTTCCACGGCAACGCCGTGATCGCCGACTGGGCGCCCGCGCTGGTCGCGGGCGCCGGGGTGGCGTTGCGGCGGCGGTTCTCGGCGTCCGGCTTCCTCTGCGACGTACGGCGGTACCGGGCCACCTACTTCACCTACGTCGGCCGGGCAGTGCAGTACGTACTCGCCACCGAGCCGCGCTCCGACGACCGGGACAACCCGCTGCGGCTCGGGTTCGGCACGGAGGCCGGGGCCGTGGACGCGGCGGCCTTCGAGGAGCGGTTCGGGGTACGGCTGGTCGAGGGGTACGGGTCCTCGGAGGGCGGGGCGGCGGTCCAGTGGTCGCCGGGGACGCCGGCCGGGGCGGTGGGACGGGCGGCGCCGGGGCTCGTCGTACTCGATCAGGAGTCGGGGGAGGAGTGCCCGCCCGCCGTCCTCGACTCCGGGGGAAGGCTGCTGAACGGGGAGGCGGCGATAGGGGAACTGGTGAACCGGGCGCCGAACCCGTTCGAGGGGTACTGGCGCAACCCCGAGGCGGAGGCGGAGCGGCGCCGGGGCGGCTGGTACTGGACCGGGGACCTATTCTACCGGGACGCGGCGGGATACCTGTACTTCGCCGGGCGCACCGACGACCGGATCCGGGTCGACGGGGAGAACCTGGCCGCCGCGGTGATCGAGAACATCGTGGCCCGGTACGAGGGCGCGGAGGCCGTGGCCGTGTACGGGGTGCCGGACCCGGTGACCGGGGACCAGGTGATGGCGACGATCGCCGGGCGGTTCGAGCCGCTGGACTTCGCCGAGTTCCTGCTGGCCCAGCCCGACCTGGGGACGAAGATGGCGCCCCGGTTCGTGCGGGTGGCGGAGCGGATGCCGGTGACGGCGACCAACAAGATCCAGCGGGCGACGCTGCGGAAGGAGGGCGTGCGGTGTGCCGACCCGGTGTGGTGGCGGCCACCGGGGGAGCGGACGTACCGCAGGCTGACCCCCGAGGACGCCGAAGGGCCCCTCGTCTCCACGAGAGGCCCTTCATCTGTGCGCCGCCAGGGACTCGAACCCCGGACCCGCTGA
- a CDS encoding IclR family transcriptional regulator: MALMHEPTAPYHSAQDALRVLETVAGHATGVTDPELARRTALDPERLTALLRMLRREGYVEQVADGAYVTGETLRRLGSAHEREQALGEQLQQTLDRLRDSVGAAVYLSRYIDGEVRIGPYADGPTTPAVNEWVDFRSSAHATAIGKSLLTQLDHNARRDHLSRHKMARLTSRTITSDKLLLSRLEAQPPTVPVLDLQEYAIGTVCAAVPITAGSAVGCLALSLPVEHAHRLRQAADTLNRGAAPLLLSLAI; this comes from the coding sequence GTGGCGCTGATGCACGAGCCGACCGCCCCGTACCACTCCGCCCAGGACGCCCTCCGGGTCCTGGAGACGGTGGCGGGGCACGCCACCGGCGTCACGGACCCCGAACTGGCCCGCCGGACCGCCCTGGACCCCGAGCGGCTGACCGCGCTGCTGCGCATGCTGCGCCGCGAGGGCTACGTCGAGCAGGTGGCCGACGGCGCGTACGTGACCGGCGAGACACTGCGCCGGCTCGGCTCCGCGCACGAGCGGGAGCAGGCTCTCGGCGAGCAGCTCCAGCAGACCCTCGACCGGCTGCGCGACTCGGTCGGCGCCGCCGTCTACCTCAGCCGGTACATCGACGGCGAGGTACGGATCGGACCGTACGCGGACGGCCCGACCACCCCCGCGGTCAACGAGTGGGTGGACTTCCGCTCCTCCGCGCACGCCACGGCGATCGGCAAGAGCCTGCTCACCCAGCTCGACCACAACGCCCGCCGCGACCACCTCTCCCGGCACAAGATGGCCCGCCTCACCTCGCGCACCATCACCAGCGACAAGCTGCTGCTCTCCCGCCTGGAGGCACAGCCGCCGACGGTCCCCGTCCTGGACCTCCAGGAGTACGCCATCGGCACGGTGTGCGCGGCCGTCCCGATCACCGCCGGCTCGGCCGTGGGCTGCCTGGCCCTCTCCCTGCCGGTCGAGCACGCCCACCGGCTCCGCCAGGCCGCCGACACCCTGAACCGCGGCGCCGCTCCGCTGCTGCTCTCGCTGGCGATCTAG
- the ehuA gene encoding ectoine/hydroxyectoine ABC transporter ATP-binding protein EhuA, whose amino-acid sequence MSVDTSKQPSTAGITSDELIRIEGVTKRFGDNTVLDGLDLAVQAGRHVTLIGPSGSGKTTILRLLMTLTKPDAGTITVDGQRLFPAPEKELREVRKQIGMVFQQFNLFPNMTVLRNITEAPVTVLGLSKDEAETRARELLDLVGLADKADERPTRLSGGQQQRVAIARALAMRPKVLLLDEVTSALDPELVAGVLDVLRDIARTTDITMLCVTHEMNFARDISDQVLMFDSGRVIEAGPPERIFSEPEHERTREFLSAVL is encoded by the coding sequence TTGTCCGTTGACACCAGCAAGCAGCCGAGTACCGCCGGCATCACCTCCGACGAGCTGATCCGCATCGAGGGGGTGACCAAGCGGTTCGGGGACAACACCGTCCTCGACGGGCTCGACCTCGCCGTGCAGGCGGGCCGGCACGTCACCCTGATCGGTCCCTCCGGCTCCGGCAAGACCACGATCCTGCGGCTGCTGATGACCCTGACCAAGCCGGACGCGGGCACCATCACCGTGGACGGGCAGCGGCTCTTCCCGGCACCCGAGAAGGAGCTGCGGGAGGTCCGCAAGCAGATCGGGATGGTGTTCCAGCAGTTCAACCTGTTTCCGAACATGACCGTACTGCGCAACATCACCGAGGCACCGGTGACCGTGCTCGGCCTGTCGAAGGACGAGGCGGAGACGCGGGCCCGGGAGCTGCTCGACCTGGTGGGCCTCGCCGACAAGGCCGACGAGCGGCCGACCCGGCTCTCCGGCGGCCAGCAGCAGCGGGTGGCGATCGCGCGGGCGCTCGCCATGCGCCCGAAGGTGCTGCTCCTCGACGAGGTGACCTCGGCGCTCGACCCCGAGCTGGTCGCGGGCGTCCTCGACGTGCTCAGGGACATCGCCCGCACCACCGACATCACCATGCTCTGCGTGACCCACGAGATGAACTTCGCCCGGGACATCTCCGACCAGGTCCTGATGTTCGACTCGGGCCGGGTCATCGAGGCGGGCCCGCCGGAGCGGATCTTCAGCGAGCCCGAGCACGAGCGGACCCGGGAGTTCCTCAGCGCGGTGCTGTAG
- the ehuD gene encoding ectoine/hydroxyectoine ABC transporter permease subunit EhuD: MTWDWSAVREFMPHFWDGLWVTLEALALGSLISFSLGLVWTLLMRTPTRWVRWPVGAVTEFVRNTPLLVQLFFLFYVLPEWGLTFSALTTGVFAIGLHYSTYTMQVYRAGIEAVPAGQWEAATALSLPARRTWFAVILPQAVRRVVPPLGNYVISMLKDTPILMSITVLEMLGQARLFSQQHFQFTEPVTVIGVAFIVISYLASVLLRTLERRLVR; this comes from the coding sequence GTGACGTGGGACTGGAGTGCCGTACGCGAGTTCATGCCGCACTTCTGGGACGGCCTGTGGGTCACCCTGGAGGCGTTGGCCCTGGGTTCGCTGATCTCGTTCTCGCTGGGGCTGGTGTGGACGCTGCTGATGCGGACGCCCACGCGCTGGGTGCGCTGGCCGGTCGGCGCGGTGACCGAGTTCGTGCGCAACACCCCGCTGCTGGTGCAGCTGTTCTTCCTGTTCTACGTGCTGCCCGAGTGGGGGCTGACGTTCTCCGCGCTGACCACCGGGGTCTTCGCGATCGGCCTGCACTACTCGACGTACACCATGCAGGTCTACCGGGCCGGTATCGAGGCCGTCCCGGCCGGGCAGTGGGAGGCGGCCACCGCGCTCAGCCTGCCGGCCCGGCGGACCTGGTTCGCGGTGATCCTGCCGCAGGCGGTGCGCCGGGTGGTGCCGCCGCTCGGCAACTACGTGATCTCGATGCTCAAGGACACGCCGATCCTGATGTCGATCACCGTGCTGGAGATGCTCGGCCAGGCCCGGCTCTTCTCCCAGCAGCACTTCCAGTTCACCGAGCCTGTGACGGTGATCGGCGTCGCCTTCATCGTCATCTCCTACCTCGCCTCCGTTCTTCTGCGCACCCTGGAGCGTCGCCTTGTCCGTTGA
- the ehuC gene encoding ectoine/hydroxyectoine ABC transporter permease subunit EhuC, protein MTSGLWDLVLKGVWTTVQLLVLSGLLMTAVALVVGVARTNRHWFVRFLAGFYTEVFRGTSALVMIFWVFFVLPVAFGWQLVPMWAGTLALGLTYGAYGSEIVRGALNAVDPAQREGGIALNFTPWQRLRLILLPQAVPEMIPSYCNLLVELLKGTALVSITGMGDLAFSGNLVRLALQESAHIYTYLLIVYFVIAFVITRLMRGLEKRLKAGIGKDPGNEREARAVKRKETTGVGGVA, encoded by the coding sequence ATGACCTCGGGACTGTGGGACCTCGTACTCAAGGGGGTCTGGACCACCGTTCAGCTTCTCGTGCTCAGCGGGCTGTTGATGACGGCCGTGGCACTGGTGGTGGGCGTGGCGCGGACGAACCGGCACTGGTTCGTCCGGTTTCTCGCCGGTTTCTACACCGAGGTGTTCCGCGGCACCTCGGCACTGGTGATGATCTTCTGGGTGTTCTTCGTGCTGCCGGTCGCCTTCGGCTGGCAGCTGGTGCCGATGTGGGCGGGGACGCTCGCGCTCGGCCTGACCTACGGCGCGTACGGCTCGGAGATCGTGCGCGGGGCGCTGAACGCGGTCGACCCGGCGCAGCGGGAGGGCGGGATCGCCCTCAACTTCACGCCCTGGCAGCGGCTGCGGCTGATCCTGCTGCCGCAGGCGGTGCCGGAGATGATCCCGTCCTACTGCAACCTGCTCGTGGAGCTGCTCAAGGGCACCGCGCTGGTGTCGATCACCGGCATGGGCGACCTGGCGTTCAGCGGGAACCTGGTGCGGCTGGCGTTGCAGGAGAGCGCGCACATCTACACGTACCTGCTGATCGTCTACTTCGTGATCGCGTTCGTGATCACCCGGCTGATGCGCGGTCTGGAGAAGCGGCTGAAGGCCGGCATCGGCAAGGACCCGGGGAACGAACGTGAGGCGCGTGCGGTGAAGCGCAAGGAGACGACCGGGGTCGGTGGTGTCGCGTGA